GTCCATCACGTCGCAAAGAATAGCTGTATAAAGAGTGTTTTTTAAATATTCATGTGTATATTCCATAAAAGTGCCCCCGCCTTCAGCGTTCACTTAGCGGCTTCGATCATTTTGAGATACGAGTCGCCGTGTTTCGCGATGTAGGCGTCCCGGACGCTCTGCGTGGCTTTGACGAACCCCTCGAAATCCGTTACTTCGTTGAATTTTACGTTGTGTTTTTCGAGCTCTTTAATGACGGAAGCCAGGTAGTTGGGCCAGATTTTGGTGCGATAGGCGACCCCCGCTTCCGCCCCCGCTTCCATGACGGCCTTTTGCTGGTCGGGCGTCAGGCTGTCGAAAACGGGCTTGCTGATGACCATCAGGTCCGGAGTGATGAAATGCTGGGTCCAGGAATAATAATCTGAAACCTCGTAAAGTTTCAGAGCGTAAAGAGTCGTGGGATTGTTTTCCCACCCGTCGATGACGCCCTGCTGCAGTGCGCTGTAGACTTCGGCCTGAGCCATCGGCGTCGCGATTGCCCCCATGGCGTTCAACGTGTCGACCATGAGTTTGCTGTCCATAACCCGAATCTTGAGGCCATTCAGGTCCGCCGGGGTGTTGACCGCGCGTTTGTTGGTGATGACGTTCCTCGAACCCGAGTTGGCCCAGCTCAGAAACACCATATCAATGTCGTTCAACTGTCTGATCATGGTATTGCCGAATTCCCCTTCGAGGGCCCTGAACATATGTTTTTCATCTTTGAAAATATAAGGAAGACTGAAAACTTCCCAACTGTCAAGGAATTGTGAAA
Above is a genomic segment from Synergistaceae bacterium containing:
- a CDS encoding TRAP transporter substrate-binding protein, with amino-acid sequence MRKFCLALCLTGILAGVFCGAAMAEPKLFKVTMTLPEGHPAHDMGNLFGKLLMEKTNGALTAKSFGSDQLGNTIASIEGIQMGTIEAGFLPSGPISQFLDSWEVFSLPYIFKDEKHMFRALEGEFGNTMIRQLNDIDMVFLSWANSGSRNVITNKRAVNTPADLNGLKIRVMDSKLMVDTLNAMGAIATPMAQAEVYSALQQGVIDGWENNPTTLYALKLYEVSDYYSWTQHFITPDLMVISKPVFDSLTPDQQKAVMEAGAEAGVAYRTKIWPNYLASVIKELEKHNVKFNEVTDFEGFVKATQSVRDAYIAKHGDSYLKMIEAAK